A window from Cryptomeria japonica chromosome 1, Sugi_1.0, whole genome shotgun sequence encodes these proteins:
- the LOC131857460 gene encoding uncharacterized protein LOC131857460: MKLLSWNVKGINAPDKWCLIKRQIDDTKGDIWLLQETKWSMAETVAKMRVWKQWNELFRQSDGASGGLGIIWNPINVKISLVGDDKYWQHCSVTILGQNENFNLFNVYGPSTTGDKRALLSNKLNSITNGSCVVAEDFNAILSGTEKSGGIQRTGTSQKDFLDFVEQNHLLDIVLKNGIFTWMNQRTGFTNIVERLD; this comes from the coding sequence ATGAAACTCCTATCTTGGAATGTCAAgggcatcaatgcccctgacaaatggtgCTTGATTAAGCGCCAAATTGATGACActaaaggagatatttggctacttcAAGAAACTAAATGGAGCATGGCTGAGACTGTtgctaaaatgagagtttggaaacagtGGAATGAGCTTTTTAGGCAATCggatggagcctctggtggcttgggtATCATTTGGAACCCCATTAATGTTAAGATCTCACTTGTAGGGGATGATAAGTATTGGCAACACTGCTCGGTTACCATTCTTGGACAgaatgagaatttcaatcttttcaatgtGTACGGACCATCTACTACCGGTGATAAACGGGCTCTCTTATCCAACAAACTAAACAGTATTACCAATGGTAGTTGTGTGGTAGCCGAGGACTTCAATGCGATCCTCTCTGGcactgagaaaagtgggggtattcagagAACTGGTACGTCCCAGAAAgactttttggattttgttgagcagAATCACCTTTTAGACATTGTTCTGAAAAATGGTATTTTCACATGGATGAACCAGAGAACAggttttactaatattgttgaACGACTTGACTAG